The genomic DNA GCTCGATTCGTATGTGCGGCCGCTGTTGGCGGTTTCGCAGGAGCGGGTCGATGCCGGCCGGAATCCGTTGTTCCAGTCGCACATGTGGGACGGGTCGGCGGTGCCGTTGGAGGAGAACCTGGAGATCGCGCGGGATCTGCTCGCTCGGGCGAAGGCGGCGAAGATCATCTTGGAGATCGAGATCGGTGTGGTCGGTGGTGAGGAGGACGGTGTCGAGAACGAGATCAACGACAAGTTGTTCACCTCCGATGAGGATTTCGCGAAGACCGTCGACGCGTTGGGTACGGACGGGTATCTGCTCGCGGCGACGTTCGGCAACGTTCATGGTGTGTACAAGCCGGGGAATGTGAAGCTGCGTCCGGCGGTGTTGCGCGATGGGCAGGCGGTCGCGGCGGAGAAGCAGGGGCTGCCGGCCGGGAGTAAGCCGTTCTCCTTCGTCTTCCACGGCGGTTCGGGTTCGCTCAAGAATGAGATCGAGGAGTCGTTGAGCTACGGGGTGGTGAAGATGAACGTCGATACCGACACCCAGTACGCGTTCACCCGCCCGGTGGCCGGGCACATGTTCGCCAACTACGACGGGGTGCTCAAGATCGACGGCGAGGTCGGCAACAAGAAGACCTACGACCCCCGCTCGTACCTGAAGAAGGCCGAGACCTCCATGGCCGAGCGCGTCGTCGAGGCGTGCAACGATCTGCACTCCGCCGGCAAGTCCATCAGCACGACGTAGCCGGGACCGGCTGCGCCCCAGACTCATCCCGTCCGTCGCCGCGGAGACACCGCGAACGGACACACCCGAAAGGAACACGACCATGACCATTCGCGTAGGCATCAACGGATTCGGCCGGATCGGCCGCAACTTCTTCCGGGCCGTCGCCGCCCAGAAGGCCCTCGGCGGCGCCGCCGACATCGAGATCGTCGCGGTCAACGACCTGACCGACAACGCCATGCTGGCGCATCTCCTGAAGTTCGACTCGATCCTGGGACGCCTCGATGCGGACGTGGTCGCCGACGGCGATTCCATCCGCGTGGGCGATCAGGTCATCAAGGCGCTCGAGGTCCGCGAGGGGCCGTCGGCGCTGCCGTGGGGCGACCTCGGCGTGGACGTCGTCGTCGAGTCCACCGGTATCTTCACCGCGCGCGACAAGGCGCAGGGCCACCTCGACTCCGGCGCCAAGAAGGTCGTCATCTCCGCTCCCGCCTCGGGCGAGGACATCACCATCGTGATGGGCGTCAACGACGACAAGTACGACGGCAGCCAGAACATCATCTCCAACGCCTCCTGCACCACGAACTGCCTCGGCCCGCTCGCGAAGGTGGTCAACGACGAGTTCGGCATCGTCAGCGGACTCATGACCACCGTCCACGCCTACACGCAGGACCAGAACCTGCAGGACGGCCCGCACAAGGATCCGCGCCGCGCCCGCGCCGCCGCGATCAACATCGTGCCCACCTCGACCGGCGCGGCGAAGGCCATCGGCCTCGTGCTGCCCGAGCTCAAGGGCAAGCTCGACGGCTACGCGCTCCGCGTGCCGATCCCCACCGGCTCGGTCACCGACCTCACCGTCGAACTGGGCAAGCGGGCCACCGTCGACGAGATCAACGCCGCCCTCAAGGCCGCGGCCGAGGGGAAGCTCAAGGGCATCCTCAAGTACTACGACGCCCCGATCGTCTCCTCCGACATCGTCACCGACCCCCACAGCTCGCTGTTCGACGCCGGACTCACCAAGGTCATCGACGGCCAGGCCAAGGTGGTCTCCTGGTACGACAACGAGTGGGGCTACAGCAACCGTCTCGTGGATCTCACCGGCCTGGTGGGGAAGTCGCTGTGACGACCGCCGGCGAGATCATCCAGGTAGGCGCCCGCGAGATTCTCGATTCGCGTGGTAACCCCACGGTGGAGGTCGAGATCGTGTTGGCCGATGGCAGCTTCGCCCGTGCGGCGGTGCCGTCGGGTGCGTCCACCGGTGAGCACGAGGCCGTGGAGCTGCGCGATGGTGGCGACCGGTATCTGGGTAAGGGTGTGACGAAGGCCGTCGAGGGGGTGCTGGAGGTCATCGCGCCGGAGGTGATCGGCATTCCGGCGGATGAGCAGCGGATCATCGATCAGACGTTGCTGGATCTGGATGGCACTCCGGATAAGAGCCGGCTGGGTGCGAACGCTCTGTTGGGTGTGTCGTTGGCGGCGGCGAAGGCCGCGGCGGAGTCGGCGGCGCTGCCGTTGTTCCGCTACCTGGGTGGCCCGAACGCGCACATTCTGCCGGTGCCGATGATGAACATTCTCAATGGCGGCGCCCATGCGGACAGTGGTGTCGATGTGCAGGAGTTCATGGTCGCGCCGATCGGTGCCGAGACCTTCAAGGAGTCGCTGCGCTGG from Tsukamurella paurometabola includes the following:
- the fbaA gene encoding class II fructose-bisphosphate aldolase, which produces MPIATPEAYREMLDRAREGGYAYPAINCTSSETINAAIKGFADAGSDGIIQFSTGGAEFGSGLGVKDMVTGAVALAEFAHVVAARYDVTVALHTDHCPKDKLDSYVRPLLAVSQERVDAGRNPLFQSHMWDGSAVPLEENLEIARDLLARAKAAKIILEIEIGVVGGEEDGVENEINDKLFTSDEDFAKTVDALGTDGYLLAATFGNVHGVYKPGNVKLRPAVLRDGQAVAAEKQGLPAGSKPFSFVFHGGSGSLKNEIEESLSYGVVKMNVDTDTQYAFTRPVAGHMFANYDGVLKIDGEVGNKKTYDPRSYLKKAETSMAERVVEACNDLHSAGKSISTT
- the gap gene encoding type I glyceraldehyde-3-phosphate dehydrogenase produces the protein MTIRVGINGFGRIGRNFFRAVAAQKALGGAADIEIVAVNDLTDNAMLAHLLKFDSILGRLDADVVADGDSIRVGDQVIKALEVREGPSALPWGDLGVDVVVESTGIFTARDKAQGHLDSGAKKVVISAPASGEDITIVMGVNDDKYDGSQNIISNASCTTNCLGPLAKVVNDEFGIVSGLMTTVHAYTQDQNLQDGPHKDPRRARAAAINIVPTSTGAAKAIGLVLPELKGKLDGYALRVPIPTGSVTDLTVELGKRATVDEINAALKAAAEGKLKGILKYYDAPIVSSDIVTDPHSSLFDAGLTKVIDGQAKVVSWYDNEWGYSNRLVDLTGLVGKSL